A DNA window from Mycoplasmopsis pullorum contains the following coding sequences:
- the trpS gene encoding tryptophan--tRNA ligase encodes MKKRLISGIKPTGDLTLGNYLGAIKNFIKMQREYETYVFVADLHALTTGDNKPEELLKRRKEIVAIYLACGLDPKVTTIFYQSDVLEHGMMQWLLSNETALGELERMTQFKDKAQKAIKQANGTEKIPTGLLMYPTLMAGDILLYNVDCVPVGEDQIQHLELTRTIAARMNKKYNFDFKIPKAVLPQVGAKIKSLSNPEVKMSKSELSQKGTIYLLEDPESAYKKIMKSVTDSENKVYISDEKPGVLNLLTIYAAIKDISLEEAERIFASANYKDFKHEVATVVKEELIKIQTKYNEALTQIEQVSKEGAIKAQEVAKDILDRLMRNMGFK; translated from the coding sequence ATGAAAAAAAGATTAATAAGCGGAATTAAACCGACTGGGGATTTAACACTAGGAAATTACCTAGGTGCTATTAAAAATTTCATCAAAATGCAGCGTGAGTACGAAACATATGTTTTTGTTGCTGATTTACACGCGTTGACCACTGGGGACAATAAACCAGAAGAATTATTAAAACGTCGTAAAGAAATTGTTGCAATTTATTTAGCTTGTGGACTAGACCCAAAAGTTACCACAATTTTTTATCAATCTGACGTTTTAGAACATGGAATGATGCAATGATTATTAAGTAACGAGACTGCACTTGGTGAACTTGAACGTATGACTCAGTTCAAAGACAAAGCACAAAAAGCGATTAAACAAGCTAATGGTACTGAAAAAATTCCTACTGGATTGTTAATGTATCCCACACTGATGGCTGGGGACATTTTACTTTATAATGTGGACTGCGTCCCTGTTGGGGAAGATCAAATTCAACATTTAGAATTAACTCGGACTATAGCAGCAAGAATGAATAAAAAATATAATTTTGACTTCAAAATACCAAAAGCGGTATTGCCACAAGTAGGTGCAAAAATCAAATCTTTAAGTAATCCAGAAGTAAAAATGTCTAAAAGTGAACTTTCACAAAAAGGGACAATTTACTTACTTGAAGATCCTGAAAGTGCATACAAAAAAATTATGAAATCTGTGACTGATTCAGAAAATAAGGTTTACATTTCTGATGAAAAGCCAGGTGTATTAAATTTATTAACCATTTATGCTGCAATTAAAGATATTTCTTTAGAAGAAGCTGAAAGAATTTTTGCTTCTGCTAACTATAAAGATTTTAAACATGAAGTTGCAACTGTAGTTAAAGAAGAATTGATTAAAATTCAGACCAAATATAATGAAGCATTAACTCAAATTGAGCAAGTCTCAAAAGAAGGTGCAATTAAAGCTCAAGAAGTTGCAAAAGACATACTTGATAGATTAATGCGTAATATGGGGTTTAAATAA
- a CDS encoding F0F1 ATP synthase subunit A: MEQFVKAFFENWNQPQLLSLVVTVIIIFIISLIVFIKAQQQKANKAPQGTILVVEGYINIFDNTFEDATEGKLKKSRMYLFTLVTFLLVGNLVVILGFEPIATSYSVTFTLGLSTFIGIYVVALIYQKWRIIKKYKNPIDFIGQFSPLISISFRIFGNIIGGSTIMYLIYYLLGYVWQVTFHTSTPFYFFAPVITPLLHLYFDVFGAFIQAYVFTILTIIYWINEVEEETPKAKKTDKKSQIKVLNPDVY, from the coding sequence ATGGAACAGTTTGTTAAAGCGTTTTTTGAAAATTGAAACCAACCACAACTTCTTTCCTTAGTCGTAACAGTAATAATTATTTTTATTATTTCGTTAATTGTTTTTATCAAAGCACAACAACAAAAAGCAAATAAAGCTCCCCAGGGGACAATTTTAGTTGTTGAGGGATACATTAACATTTTTGATAATACATTTGAAGATGCAACTGAGGGGAAACTCAAAAAATCTCGAATGTACCTATTTACCTTAGTTACCTTCTTATTAGTTGGTAACTTAGTAGTCATTTTAGGTTTTGAACCGATTGCAACTTCTTATTCAGTTACATTTACATTAGGTCTATCAACCTTTATCGGAATTTATGTTGTTGCATTAATTTATCAAAAATGACGTATTATCAAAAAATATAAAAATCCAATTGATTTTATCGGACAGTTTTCACCGTTAATCTCAATTAGTTTCCGTATTTTTGGTAATATCATTGGTGGTTCGACAATCATGTACCTAATTTATTATCTATTAGGTTATGTGTGACAGGTTACTTTTCATACAAGCACACCATTTTACTTTTTTGCACCGGTAATTACACCGCTATTACACCTTTATTTTGATGTCTTTGGAGCATTTATCCAAGCTTATGTATTTACCATTTTAACTATTATTTATTGAATTAATGAAGTTGAAGAAGAAACACCAAAAGCTAAAAAAACAGATAAAAAATCCCAAATTAAAGTTTTAAATCCGGATGTGTATTAA
- a CDS encoding MAG3450 family membrane protein produces MNNKNKSIINVIFIIIFCVAPAIALWLLGLGQSAILSYKWLVVSLTIWLLVTTILWFVFLKLNWISDKKPIPALPLVYSFFTILITYPLNIYLRFAIVIIVVISSTVTSLWISNLIFDSKLESQNTKNLY; encoded by the coding sequence ATGAATAATAAAAATAAATCAATAATTAATGTAATTTTTATAATTATTTTTTGTGTTGCCCCAGCGATTGCTCTTTGATTACTTGGTCTGGGACAATCTGCAATATTAAGTTATAAGTGATTAGTTGTTTCTTTGACGATTTGATTACTTGTGACTACAATACTATGATTTGTGTTTTTAAAGCTTAATTGAATTAGTGATAAAAAACCAATTCCTGCTTTACCACTAGTCTATTCGTTTTTTACCATTTTAATTACTTATCCGCTAAATATTTATTTGCGTTTCGCAATAGTGATAATTGTTGTAATTTCGTCAACGGTTACATCATTGTGAATATCAAACTTGATTTTTGATTCAAAACTTGAATCTCAAAACACAAAGAATTTATATTAA
- the atpH gene encoding ATP synthase F1 subunit delta: MYQKINPIGYAIALYEIAKESNKFEVFHNQIIECKNTIEQSSELKNMLQNMNIDVKEKFEIIDLIFPHFDIDLKNLIKIVLQKKEQFLLKRVFNLFLKMTSDVLNILFAKIITAYPLSDEQLKAIKNKLEKQYNKKIEIQTAIDPSLISGFEIHVNSEIISKNYNEELNKIKNFIINEKGGING; the protein is encoded by the coding sequence ATGTATCAAAAAATTAATCCAATCGGTTATGCGATTGCACTCTATGAAATAGCAAAAGAAAGTAATAAATTTGAAGTGTTTCACAATCAAATTATTGAATGTAAAAACACAATTGAACAGAGTTCAGAACTAAAAAACATGTTGCAAAACATGAATATCGATGTTAAGGAAAAATTTGAAATTATTGATTTGATTTTCCCTCACTTTGATATTGACCTTAAAAATTTAATAAAAATCGTTTTACAAAAAAAAGAGCAATTTTTATTAAAAAGAGTTTTTAATTTATTTTTAAAAATGACAAGTGATGTATTGAATATTTTATTTGCTAAAATCATCACCGCTTATCCTTTAAGTGATGAACAATTAAAAGCTATTAAAAATAAATTAGAAAAACAATATAACAAAAAAATTGAGATTCAAACCGCAATTGATCCAAGTTTAATTAGTGGTTTTGAAATACATGTTAATTCTGAAATTATTAGTAAAAACTATAATGAAGAATTGAATAAAATTAAGAATTTTATTATTAATGAAAAAGGAGGGATAAATGGCTAA
- a CDS encoding AAA domain-containing protein — MFKLNQKNIKNVANKKVNESRHKKLLNNLLDIRSQGDNATFYHLSKINQDLTKLIKAKEVKTVFENAEFAVEFTSNFTDEMITKLENVKTYEEFEQWCTFSGYKPSAKIEKDLKRSFQKNFETVLEKIIDKHRNFLKDWKFNINKIHEIYTETGVWPLFLGTFFIKFSRDESYFYAPAILKAVNLSIKNGKVVLSSRDSSIVTNEKLFYSLSQNLGSQMPYLDESENRSLMEATDSLKQVLSDRLIDGTISNKDLLASFKEMTREDIANYTSMTLSPGIVLSVCHPSGTKLREAVQNLIINDKIDKLIKADDLFNYDADTTKNLIESSKLIRVTQSDLTQEKAIIGALSTSCVIVGPPGTGKSQTIANILINILEEGKKALFISQKKVAIDVVLKRMQKYSDLVFQFNETNKANKYERGYFYKPLTSFYQQILDINPEQEIPQNNEKFLNSIEYEYYDAKNALSAVLSQDLDAYFNLKRKGDILQKKEQIKKFFELFHFFDTKNDFYKFYNLLDLNKKEAAQKMNAVLKESLIFTKYDKVFDEKYKRAKEVKDYWMANLKEFDINDLIRIAYMMKLNTFSEFDRIEKEYQKFIDNKNKSNVTPEQLENMYARVTLKARKNLENYRSLGEDNEIKLKNFLGKITRGITPPHLITTEYKDLLKHIYNVFVGTPEILSNFVDFENDHYDYVIFDESSQIFIEKALPYIALSDKVIVAGDDQQMQPSNWFNRRDDSEDDYTTDEITSLLDWALHNNLPKFFLEMNYRSNASELILFSSKEFYNSKLKGIDKYNTKTLNSFEVINVKGKWKDNKNIEEAQEVVKLAEKYINDYESMIILAFNRKQQDCIREIIALTSPKLYSLLEEKIILRNLENIQGDEADIVIASIGYTKDTTLSSTYIGTKGGRNALNVAITRAKDKMVVVKSLKADELLIDNSSSLNLLSFKKWLEFLDLSAEEQKSYTTIDRDVIKDHVSYFEQDVIQWLKTLVFNQPVKIKKNYRIGSYTIDIAILDQDSKFLVGISLDDTSEKTSMNEMLEIRLKNDFIQSKEYPIYRISNFRFREEKNTIYKYLNMIINR; from the coding sequence ATGTTCAAACTAAATCAAAAAAACATTAAAAATGTTGCTAATAAAAAAGTTAACGAATCAAGACATAAAAAGTTATTAAACAATTTATTAGATATTCGTAGTCAAGGTGATAATGCAACTTTTTATCACTTATCAAAAATTAATCAAGATTTAACAAAACTAATTAAAGCTAAAGAAGTTAAAACTGTGTTTGAAAATGCTGAATTTGCTGTTGAATTCACATCAAATTTCACAGATGAAATGATTACAAAATTAGAAAATGTTAAAACTTATGAAGAATTTGAACAATGATGTACATTTAGCGGATACAAACCATCTGCTAAAATTGAAAAAGATTTAAAACGTTCATTCCAAAAAAACTTTGAAACTGTTTTAGAAAAAATTATTGACAAACATCGTAACTTTTTAAAAGATTGAAAATTTAACATTAATAAGATTCATGAAATTTATACCGAAACTGGAGTTTGACCTCTATTTTTAGGTACATTCTTCATTAAATTTTCAAGAGATGAATCATACTTTTATGCTCCAGCTATTTTAAAAGCGGTCAACTTATCAATTAAAAATGGTAAGGTTGTCCTATCATCAAGAGATAGTTCAATTGTAACAAACGAAAAATTATTCTACTCACTTAGTCAAAATTTAGGTTCACAAATGCCATATCTAGACGAAAGCGAAAATCGTTCATTAATGGAAGCGACCGATTCATTAAAACAAGTTTTATCCGATCGCTTAATTGACGGTACCATTTCGAATAAAGATTTATTAGCTTCATTTAAAGAAATGACTCGTGAAGATATTGCAAACTATACTTCAATGACTTTATCTCCAGGTATTGTTCTTTCTGTTTGTCATCCGAGCGGTACAAAGTTACGCGAAGCAGTGCAAAACTTAATCATCAATGACAAAATTGACAAATTAATAAAAGCTGATGACTTGTTTAACTACGATGCAGACACAACTAAAAACTTAATCGAATCATCAAAATTAATTCGTGTAACACAAAGTGACTTGACACAAGAAAAAGCAATCATCGGTGCACTAAGTACTTCATGTGTTATTGTTGGTCCACCGGGGACAGGTAAGAGTCAAACAATAGCAAATATCTTAATCAATATTTTAGAAGAAGGTAAAAAAGCGCTTTTTATTTCTCAAAAGAAAGTTGCGATTGATGTTGTGCTAAAGAGAATGCAGAAATATTCAGATTTAGTATTCCAATTCAACGAAACTAACAAAGCTAACAAATATGAACGTGGTTACTTCTACAAACCTCTTACTTCTTTCTACCAACAAATTTTAGATATTAATCCTGAACAAGAAATTCCGCAAAATAATGAAAAATTCTTAAACAGTATTGAATACGAATATTATGATGCTAAAAATGCACTTTCAGCAGTTTTAAGTCAAGATTTAGATGCGTACTTCAACTTAAAAAGAAAAGGTGATATTTTACAAAAGAAAGAACAAATTAAAAAATTCTTTGAATTATTCCACTTTTTCGACACCAAAAACGATTTTTACAAATTCTATAATTTATTAGACTTAAATAAAAAAGAAGCAGCACAAAAAATGAATGCTGTGCTTAAAGAAAGTTTAATTTTTACCAAATACGACAAAGTTTTTGACGAGAAATACAAAAGAGCTAAAGAAGTTAAAGATTACTGAATGGCCAATTTAAAAGAATTCGACATTAACGATTTAATTCGAATTGCTTATATGATGAAATTAAACACATTTTCTGAATTTGATCGAATTGAGAAAGAATATCAAAAATTTATTGATAACAAAAACAAAAGTAATGTTACACCTGAACAACTTGAAAACATGTACGCTCGTGTAACATTAAAAGCTAGAAAAAACTTAGAAAACTACCGTTCTTTAGGTGAAGATAACGAAATTAAACTTAAAAACTTCTTAGGTAAAATTACTCGTGGAATTACTCCACCTCATTTAATTACTACTGAATACAAAGACTTACTTAAACATATTTATAACGTTTTTGTTGGTACACCTGAAATCCTTTCAAACTTCGTTGACTTCGAAAATGACCATTACGATTATGTAATTTTTGACGAATCATCTCAAATTTTCATTGAAAAAGCACTTCCTTATATCGCTTTAAGTGACAAAGTCATTGTAGCTGGGGACGATCAACAAATGCAACCTTCAAACTGATTCAACCGTAGAGATGATTCGGAAGATGATTACACCACAGATGAAATCACTTCATTATTAGATTGAGCATTACACAATAATTTACCAAAATTCTTCTTAGAAATGAACTATAGAAGTAATGCATCAGAATTGATTTTATTCTCATCAAAAGAATTCTATAATTCAAAATTAAAAGGTATTGACAAATACAATACAAAAACATTAAATAGTTTTGAAGTAATTAATGTTAAAGGTAAATGAAAAGACAATAAAAACATCGAAGAAGCTCAAGAAGTAGTCAAATTGGCCGAAAAATACATCAATGATTATGAATCAATGATTATTTTAGCTTTCAATAGAAAACAACAAGACTGTATTCGTGAAATTATTGCTTTAACATCACCAAAACTTTACTCATTATTAGAAGAAAAGATTATTTTAAGAAACTTAGAAAATATTCAAGGTGATGAAGCTGACATCGTTATTGCTTCAATTGGATATACCAAAGATACAACTTTAAGCAGCACATATATCGGAACTAAAGGTGGTCGTAACGCTCTTAACGTTGCTATTACTCGTGCAAAAGACAAAATGGTGGTTGTTAAATCACTTAAAGCTGACGAATTATTAATTGACAATTCTAGTTCACTTAACCTTTTATCATTTAAAAAATGATTAGAATTCCTAGATTTAAGTGCTGAAGAACAAAAATCGTATACAACAATCGATCGTGATGTAATTAAAGATCATGTTTCATATTTTGAGCAAGATGTAATTCAATGATTAAAAACTTTAGTATTTAATCAGCCAGTAAAAATCAAAAAGAACTACCGTATAGGTTCATATACAATTGACATTGCAATTTTAGATCAAGATTCTAAATTCTTAGTTGGTATTAGTTTAGATGATACAAGTGAAAAAACATCAATGAATGAAATGCTTGAAATTAGATTGAAAAATGACTTTATTCAATCAAAAGAATATCCAATTTACAGAATTAGTAACTTCAGATTTAGAGAAGAAAAGAATACAATTTACAAATATCTAAATATGATTATTAATCGTTAA
- the rpsL gene encoding 30S ribosomal protein S12 gives MPTTNQLVTNGRSSKIKKQNAPALNISYNSLIKKAKKMASPFKRGVCTRVATMTPKKPNSALRKYARVKLSNGMEVTAYIPGEGHNLQEHSVVLIRGGRVKDLPGVRYHIVRGTQDAAGVNKRAQGRSLYGAKKPKA, from the coding sequence ATGCCTACAACAAACCAATTAGTTACTAATGGTCGTAGTTCAAAAATTAAGAAGCAAAATGCACCTGCTCTTAACATTAGCTACAACTCATTAATTAAAAAAGCTAAAAAAATGGCTTCTCCATTTAAACGTGGAGTATGTACTCGTGTTGCTACAATGACACCTAAAAAACCTAACTCAGCTTTACGTAAATATGCTCGTGTTAAATTATCAAACGGAATGGAAGTTACTGCTTATATTCCTGGTGAAGGACACAACCTTCAAGAACACTCTGTTGTTTTAATCCGTGGAGGTCGTGTTAAAGACTTACCTGGGGTTAGATACCACATCGTTCGTGGAACACAAGACGCTGCCGGAGTTAACAAACGTGCTCAAGGTCGTAGTTTATATGGTGCTAAAAAACCTAAAGCTTAA
- the atpE gene encoding ATP synthase F0 subunit C, which produces MSTGKGLVAIGAGLAMIGVFGTGVGQGYAAGKAAEAVGRNPEAASKIRTMMIVGMAIAESAAIYSLIIAFLLIFVLK; this is translated from the coding sequence ATTAGTACAGGAAAAGGATTAGTTGCGATCGGGGCTGGTCTTGCAATGATTGGTGTATTCGGTACCGGGGTTGGTCAAGGATACGCTGCTGGTAAAGCTGCAGAAGCTGTTGGACGTAATCCAGAAGCTGCTTCAAAAATCCGTACAATGATGATTGTTGGTATGGCTATTGCTGAATCTGCTGCTATTTATTCTTTAATTATTGCTTTCTTATTAATTTTCGTTCTAAAATAA
- the plsY gene encoding glycerol-3-phosphate 1-O-acyltransferase PlsY, producing the protein MNILYGFLVNFAIIIFGYLVGSVNTSIIMSNRYKNDDIRNHNSKNAGATNSLRTYGKKFAFIVLIIDILKTYLVVLIVRYAIVYTIKAPFIGSVVPTLAGLACVIGHMYPLFFGLKGGKGVACSVGLFLSINVALYPIAAFFFFGLIFWKKYVSLASIATAILIVPFCFIPWFIEGPLGFLNNPTNHWFVPGIVMSLSSALVVYSHRSNIKRLLSGTESKIIKKK; encoded by the coding sequence ATGAATATTTTATATGGATTTTTAGTCAATTTTGCAATTATAATTTTCGGTTATTTAGTAGGTTCTGTTAACACCAGTATCATAATGTCTAATCGTTATAAAAATGATGATATTCGAAATCATAATTCTAAAAATGCAGGAGCGACTAATTCTTTACGTACTTACGGTAAAAAATTTGCTTTTATTGTTTTGATCATTGATATTTTAAAAACTTATTTAGTTGTTTTAATTGTACGTTATGCAATTGTGTACACAATTAAAGCTCCTTTTATTGGCAGCGTTGTCCCAACATTGGCCGGTTTAGCGTGTGTAATCGGACATATGTATCCTCTCTTTTTCGGACTCAAAGGTGGTAAAGGAGTTGCCTGCTCGGTGGGACTCTTTTTATCAATTAATGTTGCACTATATCCAATTGCTGCATTTTTCTTCTTTGGTTTAATTTTTTGAAAAAAATACGTTTCACTCGCAAGTATTGCAACTGCAATCTTAATTGTCCCTTTCTGTTTTATTCCCTGATTTATCGAGGGACCATTAGGATTTTTAAATAATCCTACCAACCACTGATTTGTCCCTGGGATAGTCATGTCACTGTCATCGGCTTTAGTCGTATACTCACACCGTAGTAATATTAAAAGACTCCTAAGTGGTACGGAATCAAAAATAATTAAGAAAAAATAA
- the atpF gene encoding F0F1 ATP synthase subunit B gives MNSTWFVNADLGTSVSEKFQTIFPNLWMMLATIISFVLAFIFLTCFLYKPVKNKMKERHDFIQSNIDSSVEQKEKAIQKVNEANLKLQEAHRQADSIVNKAKMRAEKVIISYTAKAKKESINLLAEANLDIQSQQKEFEKQSKEKIAQAAVELAKKILNREISSSTQEEIINEFLNSDKDNKKNVSKN, from the coding sequence ATGAACAGCACATGATTTGTTAATGCAGACTTAGGCACAAGTGTTAGTGAAAAATTCCAGACAATTTTTCCAAACTTGTGAATGATGTTGGCAACTATTATTTCTTTTGTTTTAGCTTTTATATTTTTAACTTGTTTTTTATATAAACCAGTTAAAAATAAGATGAAGGAACGTCATGATTTTATTCAATCAAACATTGATTCATCAGTTGAACAAAAAGAAAAAGCAATTCAAAAAGTAAATGAAGCTAATTTGAAATTGCAAGAAGCTCACAGACAAGCGGATTCAATTGTGAATAAAGCGAAAATGAGAGCTGAAAAAGTCATAATTTCATATACTGCAAAAGCGAAAAAAGAATCAATTAATTTATTAGCTGAAGCTAATTTAGACATTCAGTCACAACAAAAAGAATTTGAAAAACAATCAAAAGAAAAAATTGCACAAGCAGCAGTTGAATTAGCTAAAAAAATCTTAAATCGTGAGATTTCAAGTTCAACACAAGAAGAAATTATTAATGAGTTTTTAAATTCTGATAAAGATAATAAAAAGAATGTATCAAAAAATTAA
- the fusA gene encoding elongation factor G yields MARDYDLKDYRNIGIMAHIDAGKTTTTERILFHTGKIHKIGETHDGASQMDWMAQEQERGITITSAATTAFWKGKRINIIDTPGHVDFTVEVERSLRVLDGAVAVLDAQSGVEPQTETVWRQATNYHVPRIVYVNKMDKAGADFAKSVESVKTRLGGNAVAIQWPIGQESDFEGLVDLVERKAYTYDGQAEEKEYEVEIPADLKEIVELKRQELVEAVANFDEEIMMEVLEGTDIEPARLKEAVRKATLTSEFFPVVCGTSFKNKGVKKMIDAVVDYLPSPLDIPAIKAELDGQELDVEATDDGDFAALAFKVMTDPFVGTLTFFRVYRGVLNKGSYVFNSTKGEKERIGRILQMHANNRVEIDECRAGDIAAAVGLKSTTTGDTLISEKSPKLILEKMVFPEPVISQALEPESKAATEKLSLGLQKLAAEDPTFRTYTDEETGQTIIAGMGELHLDIIVDRLKREFGVQAKVGAPQVSYRETITKSADVEGKHIKQSGGKGQYGHVWIKFEPNPDGGFEFVDKIVGGKIPKEYIKPIQKGLEEKMAAGILAGYPMIDVKATLFDGSYHDVDSSEMAYKIAASKALTKAKDAIGTVLLEPIMDVAVVVPSDYIGDVIGDLSRRRGLVNDQEQRNDGATIVRAAVPLSEMFGYSTDLRSMTSGRGTYQMQFDHYEKTPKNIADEIIKRRNIQNKDEE; encoded by the coding sequence ATGGCTAGAGATTATGATTTAAAAGATTACCGTAATATCGGTATTATGGCTCACATTGATGCAGGTAAAACAACTACTACAGAAAGAATTTTATTCCACACCGGAAAAATTCACAAAATTGGTGAAACACACGACGGAGCTAGTCAAATGGACTGAATGGCTCAAGAGCAAGAACGTGGAATCACTATTACTTCAGCTGCTACAACAGCTTTCTGAAAAGGAAAAAGAATTAACATCATCGATACACCAGGACACGTTGACTTTACTGTTGAGGTTGAACGTTCACTTCGTGTATTAGACGGTGCTGTTGCTGTGCTTGATGCTCAATCAGGTGTTGAACCTCAAACAGAAACAGTTTGAAGACAAGCAACAAACTACCACGTACCTAGAATTGTGTACGTTAACAAAATGGATAAAGCAGGGGCAGATTTTGCTAAATCAGTTGAATCTGTTAAAACACGTTTAGGTGGAAATGCTGTTGCTATCCAATGACCAATTGGACAAGAATCTGATTTTGAAGGATTAGTAGACTTAGTTGAAAGAAAAGCTTACACATACGATGGTCAAGCTGAAGAAAAAGAATATGAAGTTGAAATTCCTGCTGACTTAAAAGAAATCGTTGAATTAAAACGTCAAGAATTAGTTGAAGCAGTTGCTAACTTTGATGAAGAAATTATGATGGAAGTTTTAGAAGGGACTGACATTGAACCTGCTAGACTTAAAGAAGCAGTTCGTAAAGCTACTTTAACATCAGAATTCTTCCCAGTAGTTTGTGGAACTTCATTCAAAAACAAAGGTGTTAAGAAAATGATTGACGCCGTTGTTGATTACTTACCTTCTCCATTAGACATTCCAGCTATTAAAGCTGAATTAGATGGACAAGAACTTGACGTTGAAGCTACAGATGACGGTGACTTTGCAGCTTTAGCTTTCAAAGTTATGACAGATCCATTCGTTGGTACATTAACATTCTTCCGTGTGTACCGTGGAGTTTTAAACAAAGGAAGTTATGTATTTAACTCAACTAAAGGTGAAAAAGAACGTATCGGACGTATTCTTCAAATGCACGCAAACAACCGTGTGGAAATTGATGAATGTCGTGCCGGGGATATTGCTGCAGCTGTTGGTCTTAAATCAACCACAACTGGGGACACATTAATTTCTGAAAAATCACCAAAATTAATTTTAGAAAAAATGGTATTCCCTGAACCAGTTATCTCACAAGCTTTAGAACCTGAATCAAAAGCAGCGACTGAAAAATTATCATTAGGACTTCAAAAATTAGCTGCTGAGGATCCTACTTTTAGAACCTATACAGACGAAGAAACCGGACAAACCATTATTGCCGGGATGGGGGAATTACACCTTGACATTATCGTTGACCGTCTAAAACGTGAATTTGGTGTACAAGCTAAAGTTGGTGCTCCTCAAGTTTCATACCGTGAAACAATTACTAAATCAGCAGATGTTGAAGGAAAACACATCAAACAATCTGGTGGTAAAGGACAATATGGTCACGTATGAATTAAATTCGAACCAAACCCAGATGGTGGATTTGAATTCGTTGACAAAATCGTTGGTGGTAAAATTCCTAAAGAATACATCAAACCTATTCAAAAAGGACTTGAAGAAAAAATGGCTGCTGGTATTTTAGCAGGATATCCAATGATTGACGTTAAAGCTACTTTATTTGATGGATCATACCATGATGTCGATTCATCTGAAATGGCTTACAAAATTGCTGCTTCTAAAGCTCTTACAAAAGCTAAAGATGCTATTGGTACAGTTCTTTTAGAACCTATCATGGACGTAGCAGTTGTTGTTCCTAGCGATTACATCGGGGATGTTATCGGTGACTTGTCACGTCGTCGTGGTCTTGTTAATGACCAAGAACAAAGAAATGACGGTGCAACAATCGTTCGTGCTGCTGTTCCTCTTTCAGAAATGTTCGGTTACTCAACAGATTTACGTAGTATGACAAGTGGTCGTGGTACATATCAAATGCAATTTGATCACTACGAAAAAACACCTAAAAACATTGCTGACGAAATCATCAAGAGAAGAAACATTCAAAATAAAGACGAAGAATAA
- the rpsG gene encoding 30S ribosomal protein S7 yields the protein MSRKKSAPIREVLADPVFNSVLVTKLVNTIMLDGKKSIAQDILYSAFEIVKQKTEKEPMEVFLQAVENITPQLEIRTRRIGGTNYQVPTEVSPRRKQTLSLRWLVQYARLRNEKTMDVRLANEIIDASNKTGGAIKKREDTHKMAEANRAFAHFRW from the coding sequence ATGTCAAGAAAGAAAAGTGCACCAATTAGAGAAGTGCTTGCAGATCCAGTATTCAACTCAGTTTTAGTTACAAAATTAGTTAATACAATTATGCTTGATGGTAAAAAATCTATTGCTCAAGATATTTTATATTCAGCATTTGAAATCGTAAAACAAAAAACAGAAAAAGAACCTATGGAAGTATTCTTACAAGCTGTTGAAAATATTACACCTCAATTAGAAATTAGAACAAGAAGAATCGGAGGGACAAACTACCAAGTTCCTACTGAAGTTTCTCCTCGTAGAAAACAAACTTTATCACTTAGATGATTAGTTCAATACGCACGTTTAAGAAATGAAAAAACAATGGACGTTCGTTTAGCTAATGAAATCATTGACGCATCAAACAAAACAGGTGGAGCTATCAAAAAACGTGAAGATACACACAAAATGGCTGAAGCTAACCGTGCATTTGCACACTTTAGATGATAA